In a single window of the Bactrocera dorsalis isolate Fly_Bdor chromosome 2, ASM2337382v1, whole genome shotgun sequence genome:
- the LOC105227815 gene encoding epidermal growth factor receptor kinase substrate 8 isoform X4, producing the protein MRKSNAVYLIIYLLQNDKLCICQKAMMVQNNYGGKSSNNEHQQDLSNVEIGNVDDKPTYALEHLATFKVKYESEIRNPKEKLKILMKLDESGAIWSQKMYMSFSGQWLVMLDSEMKEIENFPGSLIKEPMAFISEDPLEIYNNILVFTVPGVSLGTTEMHFFQVTNVSSKHLVEDLKQLSTGKTVTIDRNLTPIKVFKAEKPSHNARDQYGIATAAAKMATQKNAHDAEQSLRDIQVLNHCFEDIERFVARLQYAAEALRELELRHNDHNPHGEGLLILRSRPPIESEFYDIFAKVKMAINYVVKLNHNFSNGTEPISDLFISLRTIVNVCNDVHVNANIPENVVNPLLRRDTIQFLSSCLNASDTDFWRYLGKNWTTAKEYHKDHKGSYHPIFYDDWSPDWIVDEEVTYITPPKSNSPVTPRILASNAVWLSRLQSRNVKIAEVVYNSKANNDKELNASIGEYLEVIDDTRNWWKVRNSVGNVGYVPHTVLKPHNFEGHSNYSMKDADSIASSLHEAEAINVNQSNASSIYRNTLTPFVDGAERESMTSNNIAKSMPRSYSMPNVPIPPPMPPPTDSETPTPSGTLKRNMAAAGSLADHQES; encoded by the exons ATGCGTAAATCAAATGCAGTGTACTTAATAATTTACCTTCTTCAGAACGATAAATTATGTATATGCCAAAAA GCTATGATGGTGCAGAATAATTACGGTGGCAAGTCCAGTAATAATGAACATCAACAGGACCTGTCCAATGTTGAAATAGGTAATGTCGACGACAAACCCACTTACGCTTTGGAACATTTAGCCACTTTCAAAGTAAAGTATGAATCCGAGATACGTAATCCAAAAGAAAAGCTAAAGATTCTAATGAAGTTGGATGAGTCAGGAGCCATTTGGTCTCAGAAAATGTATATGTCCTTTAGTGGACAATGGCTGGTAATGTTGGACTCTGAAATgaaggaaattgaaaatttcccaGGTTCTCTGATAAAAGAACCAATGGCGTTCATCAGTGAAGACCCATTAGAGATTTACAATAATATTCTCGTATTTACAGTACCAGGCGTATCTTTGGGAACGACAGAAATGCACTTTTTTCAG GTAACGAATGTATCATCAAAACATTTGGTTGAAGACTTAAAGCAATTGAGCACTGGCAAAACGGTGACGATTGATCGAAATTTGACACCTATCAAAGTATTTAAAGCCGAAAAACCCTCCCATAATGCTCGCGATCAATATGGTATTGCTACAGCTGCTGCAAAAATGGCTACACAAAAGAATGCTCATGATGCTGAGCAAAGCTTGCGTGACATTCAGGTCTTAAATCATTGTTTCGAAGACATCGAAAGATTTGTAGCACGTCTGCAATATGCTGCAGAGGCACTGCGCGAATTAGAATTACGTCATAATGATCACAACCCACATGGAGAGGGACTGCTAATATTACGGTCACGCCCACCCATTGAAAGCGagttttatgatatttttgcAAAAGTCAAAATGGCCATAAATTATGTTGTTAAGCTAAATCATAATTTCTCTAACGGAACGGAACCGATTTCtgatttattcatttcattgcGTACCATTGTGAATGTTTGTAATGATGTACATGTTAATGCTAATATACCAGAGAATGTTGTAAACCCTCTGCTGCGACGTGACACCATACAATTTTTATCTAGTTGTTTAAATGCATCGGACACTGATTTCTGGAGATATTTAGGAAAAAACTGGACTACAGCAAAGGAATATCATAAAGATCATAAAGGATCGTACCATCCGATATTCTACGATGATTGGTCACCGGATTGGATAGTTGACGAAGAAGTTACATATATAACACCGCCAAAATCTAATTCGCCGGTAACTCCACGGATTTTAGCAAGTAATGCCGTTTGGCTGTCACGTTTGCAATCAAGAAACGTGAAAATTGCAGAAGTGGTGTATAATAGCAAAGCAAATAACGATAAAGAGTTGAATGCTTCAATTGGAGAATATCTTGAG GTTATAGATGATACACGTAACTGGTGGAAAGTCAGAAATTCAGTGGGCAACGTCGGTTATGTTCCACATACAGTCCTTAAACCACATAACTTTGAAGGGCATTCCAATTACTCAATGAAGGATGCAGACTCTATTGCCTCATCTTTGCACGAAGCAG AGGCAATCAATGTGAACCAAAGCAATGCGAGCAGCATATATCGAAATACACTCACTCCTTTTGTTGATGGAGCAGAGCGCGAATCGATGACTTCTAATAATATAGCAAAATCTATGCCACGATCCTACAGCATGCCGAATGTTCCGATTCCACCCCCTATGCCTCCTCCAACAGATAGTGAGACACCGACACCAAGTGGTACTCTCAAGCGTAATATGGCCGCTGCTGGCAGTTTAGCAG
- the LOC105227815 gene encoding epidermal growth factor receptor kinase substrate 8 isoform X1 — translation MRKSNAVYLIIYLLQNDKLCICQKAMMVQNNYGGKSSNNEHQQDLSNVEIGNVDDKPTYALEHLATFKVKYESEIRNPKEKLKILMKLDESGAIWSQKMYMSFSGQWLVMLDSEMKEIENFPGSLIKEPMAFISEDPLEIYNNILVFTVPGVSLGTTEMHFFQVTNVSSKHLVEDLKQLSTGKTVTIDRNLTPIKVFKAEKPSHNARDQYGIATAAAKMATQKNAHDAEQSLRDIQVLNHCFEDIERFVARLQYAAEALRELELRHNDHNPHGEGLLILRSRPPIESEFYDIFAKVKMAINYVVKLNHNFSNGTEPISDLFISLRTIVNVCNDVHVNANIPENVVNPLLRRDTIQFLSSCLNASDTDFWRYLGKNWTTAKEYHKDHKGSYHPIFYDDWSPDWIVDEEVTYITPPKSNSPVTPRILASNAVWLSRLQSRNVKIAEVVYNSKANNDKELNASIGEYLEVIDDTRNWWKVRNSVGNVGYVPHTVLKPHNFEGHSNYSMKDADSIASSLHEAEAINVNQSNASSIYRNTLTPFVDGAERESMTSNNIAKSMPRSYSMPNVPIPPPMPPPTDSETPTPSGTLKRNMAAAGSLAAMRARNDTEANDELFLLQGSINEELRTTLYQRERRKDLEILTTPNIYINQYSSPKEVEEWLRAKGFPNSILSKLCKLNGEELFALSPHVIEGYFGQKESRRLISQIVLQKNICEYKTVRSSELSAKLAKARQKADQQRNDPNEVF, via the exons ATGCGTAAATCAAATGCAGTGTACTTAATAATTTACCTTCTTCAGAACGATAAATTATGTATATGCCAAAAA GCTATGATGGTGCAGAATAATTACGGTGGCAAGTCCAGTAATAATGAACATCAACAGGACCTGTCCAATGTTGAAATAGGTAATGTCGACGACAAACCCACTTACGCTTTGGAACATTTAGCCACTTTCAAAGTAAAGTATGAATCCGAGATACGTAATCCAAAAGAAAAGCTAAAGATTCTAATGAAGTTGGATGAGTCAGGAGCCATTTGGTCTCAGAAAATGTATATGTCCTTTAGTGGACAATGGCTGGTAATGTTGGACTCTGAAATgaaggaaattgaaaatttcccaGGTTCTCTGATAAAAGAACCAATGGCGTTCATCAGTGAAGACCCATTAGAGATTTACAATAATATTCTCGTATTTACAGTACCAGGCGTATCTTTGGGAACGACAGAAATGCACTTTTTTCAG GTAACGAATGTATCATCAAAACATTTGGTTGAAGACTTAAAGCAATTGAGCACTGGCAAAACGGTGACGATTGATCGAAATTTGACACCTATCAAAGTATTTAAAGCCGAAAAACCCTCCCATAATGCTCGCGATCAATATGGTATTGCTACAGCTGCTGCAAAAATGGCTACACAAAAGAATGCTCATGATGCTGAGCAAAGCTTGCGTGACATTCAGGTCTTAAATCATTGTTTCGAAGACATCGAAAGATTTGTAGCACGTCTGCAATATGCTGCAGAGGCACTGCGCGAATTAGAATTACGTCATAATGATCACAACCCACATGGAGAGGGACTGCTAATATTACGGTCACGCCCACCCATTGAAAGCGagttttatgatatttttgcAAAAGTCAAAATGGCCATAAATTATGTTGTTAAGCTAAATCATAATTTCTCTAACGGAACGGAACCGATTTCtgatttattcatttcattgcGTACCATTGTGAATGTTTGTAATGATGTACATGTTAATGCTAATATACCAGAGAATGTTGTAAACCCTCTGCTGCGACGTGACACCATACAATTTTTATCTAGTTGTTTAAATGCATCGGACACTGATTTCTGGAGATATTTAGGAAAAAACTGGACTACAGCAAAGGAATATCATAAAGATCATAAAGGATCGTACCATCCGATATTCTACGATGATTGGTCACCGGATTGGATAGTTGACGAAGAAGTTACATATATAACACCGCCAAAATCTAATTCGCCGGTAACTCCACGGATTTTAGCAAGTAATGCCGTTTGGCTGTCACGTTTGCAATCAAGAAACGTGAAAATTGCAGAAGTGGTGTATAATAGCAAAGCAAATAACGATAAAGAGTTGAATGCTTCAATTGGAGAATATCTTGAG GTTATAGATGATACACGTAACTGGTGGAAAGTCAGAAATTCAGTGGGCAACGTCGGTTATGTTCCACATACAGTCCTTAAACCACATAACTTTGAAGGGCATTCCAATTACTCAATGAAGGATGCAGACTCTATTGCCTCATCTTTGCACGAAGCAG AGGCAATCAATGTGAACCAAAGCAATGCGAGCAGCATATATCGAAATACACTCACTCCTTTTGTTGATGGAGCAGAGCGCGAATCGATGACTTCTAATAATATAGCAAAATCTATGCCACGATCCTACAGCATGCCGAATGTTCCGATTCCACCCCCTATGCCTCCTCCAACAGATAGTGAGACACCGACACCAAGTGGTACTCTCAAGCGTAATATGGCCGCTGCTGGCAGTTTAGCAG CTATGAGAGCTCGCAATGACACTGAGGCCAATGACGAGTTATTTTTGCTGCAAGGCTCAATTAATGAGGAATTGAGAACTACACTATATCAGCGAGAGCGACGCAAGGATCTAGAAATTTTAACAAcgcctaatatatacataaaccaGTATTCGTCACCCAAGGAAGTAGAGGAATGGCTGCGTGCTAAAGGTTTCCCAAATAGCATTTTGTCCAAGTTGTGCAAATTAAATGGGGAGGAACTATTTGCATTATCACCGCATGTTATCGAGGGATATTTCGGCCAAAAAGAGAGTAGACGTTTAATTTCTCAAATAGTACTACAGAAGAACATCTGTGAA TATAAAACTGTTCGTTCTTCCGAGCTATCGGCGAAATTGGCGAAAGCCCGTCAAAAAGCGGACCAACAACGCAACGATCCAAATGAAGTATTCTAA
- the LOC105227815 gene encoding epidermal growth factor receptor kinase substrate 8 isoform X2: protein MAMMVQNNYGGKSSNNEHQQDLSNVEIGNVDDKPTYALEHLATFKVKYESEIRNPKEKLKILMKLDESGAIWSQKMYMSFSGQWLVMLDSEMKEIENFPGSLIKEPMAFISEDPLEIYNNILVFTVPGVSLGTTEMHFFQVTNVSSKHLVEDLKQLSTGKTVTIDRNLTPIKVFKAEKPSHNARDQYGIATAAAKMATQKNAHDAEQSLRDIQVLNHCFEDIERFVARLQYAAEALRELELRHNDHNPHGEGLLILRSRPPIESEFYDIFAKVKMAINYVVKLNHNFSNGTEPISDLFISLRTIVNVCNDVHVNANIPENVVNPLLRRDTIQFLSSCLNASDTDFWRYLGKNWTTAKEYHKDHKGSYHPIFYDDWSPDWIVDEEVTYITPPKSNSPVTPRILASNAVWLSRLQSRNVKIAEVVYNSKANNDKELNASIGEYLEVIDDTRNWWKVRNSVGNVGYVPHTVLKPHNFEGHSNYSMKDADSIASSLHEAEAINVNQSNASSIYRNTLTPFVDGAERESMTSNNIAKSMPRSYSMPNVPIPPPMPPPTDSETPTPSGTLKRNMAAAGSLAAMRARNDTEANDELFLLQGSINEELRTTLYQRERRKDLEILTTPNIYINQYSSPKEVEEWLRAKGFPNSILSKLCKLNGEELFALSPHVIEGYFGQKESRRLISQIVLQKNICEYKTVRSSELSAKLAKARQKADQQRNDPNEVF from the exons ATG GCTATGATGGTGCAGAATAATTACGGTGGCAAGTCCAGTAATAATGAACATCAACAGGACCTGTCCAATGTTGAAATAGGTAATGTCGACGACAAACCCACTTACGCTTTGGAACATTTAGCCACTTTCAAAGTAAAGTATGAATCCGAGATACGTAATCCAAAAGAAAAGCTAAAGATTCTAATGAAGTTGGATGAGTCAGGAGCCATTTGGTCTCAGAAAATGTATATGTCCTTTAGTGGACAATGGCTGGTAATGTTGGACTCTGAAATgaaggaaattgaaaatttcccaGGTTCTCTGATAAAAGAACCAATGGCGTTCATCAGTGAAGACCCATTAGAGATTTACAATAATATTCTCGTATTTACAGTACCAGGCGTATCTTTGGGAACGACAGAAATGCACTTTTTTCAG GTAACGAATGTATCATCAAAACATTTGGTTGAAGACTTAAAGCAATTGAGCACTGGCAAAACGGTGACGATTGATCGAAATTTGACACCTATCAAAGTATTTAAAGCCGAAAAACCCTCCCATAATGCTCGCGATCAATATGGTATTGCTACAGCTGCTGCAAAAATGGCTACACAAAAGAATGCTCATGATGCTGAGCAAAGCTTGCGTGACATTCAGGTCTTAAATCATTGTTTCGAAGACATCGAAAGATTTGTAGCACGTCTGCAATATGCTGCAGAGGCACTGCGCGAATTAGAATTACGTCATAATGATCACAACCCACATGGAGAGGGACTGCTAATATTACGGTCACGCCCACCCATTGAAAGCGagttttatgatatttttgcAAAAGTCAAAATGGCCATAAATTATGTTGTTAAGCTAAATCATAATTTCTCTAACGGAACGGAACCGATTTCtgatttattcatttcattgcGTACCATTGTGAATGTTTGTAATGATGTACATGTTAATGCTAATATACCAGAGAATGTTGTAAACCCTCTGCTGCGACGTGACACCATACAATTTTTATCTAGTTGTTTAAATGCATCGGACACTGATTTCTGGAGATATTTAGGAAAAAACTGGACTACAGCAAAGGAATATCATAAAGATCATAAAGGATCGTACCATCCGATATTCTACGATGATTGGTCACCGGATTGGATAGTTGACGAAGAAGTTACATATATAACACCGCCAAAATCTAATTCGCCGGTAACTCCACGGATTTTAGCAAGTAATGCCGTTTGGCTGTCACGTTTGCAATCAAGAAACGTGAAAATTGCAGAAGTGGTGTATAATAGCAAAGCAAATAACGATAAAGAGTTGAATGCTTCAATTGGAGAATATCTTGAG GTTATAGATGATACACGTAACTGGTGGAAAGTCAGAAATTCAGTGGGCAACGTCGGTTATGTTCCACATACAGTCCTTAAACCACATAACTTTGAAGGGCATTCCAATTACTCAATGAAGGATGCAGACTCTATTGCCTCATCTTTGCACGAAGCAG AGGCAATCAATGTGAACCAAAGCAATGCGAGCAGCATATATCGAAATACACTCACTCCTTTTGTTGATGGAGCAGAGCGCGAATCGATGACTTCTAATAATATAGCAAAATCTATGCCACGATCCTACAGCATGCCGAATGTTCCGATTCCACCCCCTATGCCTCCTCCAACAGATAGTGAGACACCGACACCAAGTGGTACTCTCAAGCGTAATATGGCCGCTGCTGGCAGTTTAGCAG CTATGAGAGCTCGCAATGACACTGAGGCCAATGACGAGTTATTTTTGCTGCAAGGCTCAATTAATGAGGAATTGAGAACTACACTATATCAGCGAGAGCGACGCAAGGATCTAGAAATTTTAACAAcgcctaatatatacataaaccaGTATTCGTCACCCAAGGAAGTAGAGGAATGGCTGCGTGCTAAAGGTTTCCCAAATAGCATTTTGTCCAAGTTGTGCAAATTAAATGGGGAGGAACTATTTGCATTATCACCGCATGTTATCGAGGGATATTTCGGCCAAAAAGAGAGTAGACGTTTAATTTCTCAAATAGTACTACAGAAGAACATCTGTGAA TATAAAACTGTTCGTTCTTCCGAGCTATCGGCGAAATTGGCGAAAGCCCGTCAAAAAGCGGACCAACAACGCAACGATCCAAATGAAGTATTCTAA
- the LOC105227815 gene encoding epidermal growth factor receptor kinase substrate 8 isoform X3 produces MMVQNNYGGKSSNNEHQQDLSNVEIGNVDDKPTYALEHLATFKVKYESEIRNPKEKLKILMKLDESGAIWSQKMYMSFSGQWLVMLDSEMKEIENFPGSLIKEPMAFISEDPLEIYNNILVFTVPGVSLGTTEMHFFQVTNVSSKHLVEDLKQLSTGKTVTIDRNLTPIKVFKAEKPSHNARDQYGIATAAAKMATQKNAHDAEQSLRDIQVLNHCFEDIERFVARLQYAAEALRELELRHNDHNPHGEGLLILRSRPPIESEFYDIFAKVKMAINYVVKLNHNFSNGTEPISDLFISLRTIVNVCNDVHVNANIPENVVNPLLRRDTIQFLSSCLNASDTDFWRYLGKNWTTAKEYHKDHKGSYHPIFYDDWSPDWIVDEEVTYITPPKSNSPVTPRILASNAVWLSRLQSRNVKIAEVVYNSKANNDKELNASIGEYLEVIDDTRNWWKVRNSVGNVGYVPHTVLKPHNFEGHSNYSMKDADSIASSLHEAEAINVNQSNASSIYRNTLTPFVDGAERESMTSNNIAKSMPRSYSMPNVPIPPPMPPPTDSETPTPSGTLKRNMAAAGSLAAMRARNDTEANDELFLLQGSINEELRTTLYQRERRKDLEILTTPNIYINQYSSPKEVEEWLRAKGFPNSILSKLCKLNGEELFALSPHVIEGYFGQKESRRLISQIVLQKNICEYKTVRSSELSAKLAKARQKADQQRNDPNEVF; encoded by the exons ATGATGGTGCAGAATAATTACGGTGGCAAGTCCAGTAATAATGAACATCAACAGGACCTGTCCAATGTTGAAATAGGTAATGTCGACGACAAACCCACTTACGCTTTGGAACATTTAGCCACTTTCAAAGTAAAGTATGAATCCGAGATACGTAATCCAAAAGAAAAGCTAAAGATTCTAATGAAGTTGGATGAGTCAGGAGCCATTTGGTCTCAGAAAATGTATATGTCCTTTAGTGGACAATGGCTGGTAATGTTGGACTCTGAAATgaaggaaattgaaaatttcccaGGTTCTCTGATAAAAGAACCAATGGCGTTCATCAGTGAAGACCCATTAGAGATTTACAATAATATTCTCGTATTTACAGTACCAGGCGTATCTTTGGGAACGACAGAAATGCACTTTTTTCAG GTAACGAATGTATCATCAAAACATTTGGTTGAAGACTTAAAGCAATTGAGCACTGGCAAAACGGTGACGATTGATCGAAATTTGACACCTATCAAAGTATTTAAAGCCGAAAAACCCTCCCATAATGCTCGCGATCAATATGGTATTGCTACAGCTGCTGCAAAAATGGCTACACAAAAGAATGCTCATGATGCTGAGCAAAGCTTGCGTGACATTCAGGTCTTAAATCATTGTTTCGAAGACATCGAAAGATTTGTAGCACGTCTGCAATATGCTGCAGAGGCACTGCGCGAATTAGAATTACGTCATAATGATCACAACCCACATGGAGAGGGACTGCTAATATTACGGTCACGCCCACCCATTGAAAGCGagttttatgatatttttgcAAAAGTCAAAATGGCCATAAATTATGTTGTTAAGCTAAATCATAATTTCTCTAACGGAACGGAACCGATTTCtgatttattcatttcattgcGTACCATTGTGAATGTTTGTAATGATGTACATGTTAATGCTAATATACCAGAGAATGTTGTAAACCCTCTGCTGCGACGTGACACCATACAATTTTTATCTAGTTGTTTAAATGCATCGGACACTGATTTCTGGAGATATTTAGGAAAAAACTGGACTACAGCAAAGGAATATCATAAAGATCATAAAGGATCGTACCATCCGATATTCTACGATGATTGGTCACCGGATTGGATAGTTGACGAAGAAGTTACATATATAACACCGCCAAAATCTAATTCGCCGGTAACTCCACGGATTTTAGCAAGTAATGCCGTTTGGCTGTCACGTTTGCAATCAAGAAACGTGAAAATTGCAGAAGTGGTGTATAATAGCAAAGCAAATAACGATAAAGAGTTGAATGCTTCAATTGGAGAATATCTTGAG GTTATAGATGATACACGTAACTGGTGGAAAGTCAGAAATTCAGTGGGCAACGTCGGTTATGTTCCACATACAGTCCTTAAACCACATAACTTTGAAGGGCATTCCAATTACTCAATGAAGGATGCAGACTCTATTGCCTCATCTTTGCACGAAGCAG AGGCAATCAATGTGAACCAAAGCAATGCGAGCAGCATATATCGAAATACACTCACTCCTTTTGTTGATGGAGCAGAGCGCGAATCGATGACTTCTAATAATATAGCAAAATCTATGCCACGATCCTACAGCATGCCGAATGTTCCGATTCCACCCCCTATGCCTCCTCCAACAGATAGTGAGACACCGACACCAAGTGGTACTCTCAAGCGTAATATGGCCGCTGCTGGCAGTTTAGCAG CTATGAGAGCTCGCAATGACACTGAGGCCAATGACGAGTTATTTTTGCTGCAAGGCTCAATTAATGAGGAATTGAGAACTACACTATATCAGCGAGAGCGACGCAAGGATCTAGAAATTTTAACAAcgcctaatatatacataaaccaGTATTCGTCACCCAAGGAAGTAGAGGAATGGCTGCGTGCTAAAGGTTTCCCAAATAGCATTTTGTCCAAGTTGTGCAAATTAAATGGGGAGGAACTATTTGCATTATCACCGCATGTTATCGAGGGATATTTCGGCCAAAAAGAGAGTAGACGTTTAATTTCTCAAATAGTACTACAGAAGAACATCTGTGAA TATAAAACTGTTCGTTCTTCCGAGCTATCGGCGAAATTGGCGAAAGCCCGTCAAAAAGCGGACCAACAACGCAACGATCCAAATGAAGTATTCTAA